In Juglans microcarpa x Juglans regia isolate MS1-56 chromosome 7D, Jm3101_v1.0, whole genome shotgun sequence, the following are encoded in one genomic region:
- the LOC121240084 gene encoding uncharacterized protein LOC121240084 has translation MAACTRWKVLFPVLILCVSLLGMVVSVSGDAALIKDVCSKTSRPFYCETCYEFYSQSSKENVKDLGRTSIRCAFSEFDTFRSSLRSFMINPKNLGPGLQNACNQCLFMLESVDKKIQNAAEKWQKASYASSSLQMLIAVNIINDSCGRELMKFNLPKFLADQQVRLDGFCQASIGVLDQIPE, from the coding sequence ATGGCGGCCTGCACAAGGTGGAAAGTTTTATTTCCAGTACTAATTTTGTGCGTCTCCCTGCTGGGTATGGTTGTGTCTGTGAGTGGAGATGCAGCACTAATAAAAGATGTGTGCAGCAAAACTTCAAGGCCTTTCTATTGCGAAACGTGCTATGAATTTTACAGCCAAAGCTCAAAAGAGAATGTGAAAGACCTTGGACGCACATCCATTCGGTGTGCTTTCTCAGAGTTTGACACATTCCGATCCTCTTTACGTTCGTTTATGATTAATCCCAAAAACCTAGGGCCGGGGTTACAGAACGCATGCAATCAGTGCCTTTTCATGCTGGAGTCTGTGGATAAAAAAATCCAGAACGCAGCTGAAAAATGGCAGAAGGCAAGTTATGCGAGCTCTAGCCTACAGATGCTTATTGCTGTCAACATTATCAATGATTCATGTGGCCGTGAACTGATGAAGTTCAATCTCCCCAAGTTTCTGGCAGACCAGCAAGTTAGACTGGACGGTTTCTGTCAGGCCTCCATTGGAGTCCTCGATCAAATTCCTGAATGA